Proteins from a single region of Antechinus flavipes isolate AdamAnt ecotype Samford, QLD, Australia chromosome 2, AdamAnt_v2, whole genome shotgun sequence:
- the ANK1 gene encoding ankyrin-1 isoform X9 has protein sequence MWTFVTQLLVMLVLLSFFLVSCQNVMHIVRGSLYYVLKRLHQELDKELGEDEGLSDDEESISTRVVRRRVIVKGNELQDIPGEHVTEEQFTDEQGNIVTKKIIRKVVRQIDTSGDRATQELEEAEVRGSSTLQSELIEGRKGAQIVKRASLKRGKQ, from the exons ATGTGGACCTTTGTTACCCAGCTCTTGGTCATGCTGGTTCTGCTGAGCTTTTTCCTGGTCAGCTGTCAGAATGTCATGCACATTGTCCGTGGCTCCCTGTACTATGTGCTGAAGCGTTTACACCAGGAACTGGACAAGGAGCTAGGGGAGGACGAGGGCCTGAGTGACGACGAAGAATCCATCTCCACCAGGGTGGTGCGGCGTCGGGTCATTGTGAAG GGAAATGAGCTTCAGGATATTCCAGGGGAACACGTGACTGAAGAACAATTCACTGATGAGCAAGGCAACATTGTCACAAAGAAG ataaTCCGCAAAGTGGTTCGGCAGATAGACACATCTGGGGACAGGGCCACGCAGGAACTGGAGGAG GCGGAGGTGAGAGGGAGTAGTACCCTGCAATCGGAGCTGatcgaagggaggaagggggCTCAGATAGTGAAACGAGCAAGCCTGAAAAGGGGGAAGCAGTGA